In Ostrea edulis chromosome 4, xbOstEdul1.1, whole genome shotgun sequence, a single window of DNA contains:
- the LOC125670242 gene encoding H(+)/Cl(-) exchange transporter 7-like, giving the protein MDSSETTPLLSRPNIPVNHMYDEDESDFEDKANATEKILSGEYESLDYDGCENVLYQMEEKKKSVRETMVIEMLRWLVMFFVGVLTGLVASLIDFCVIKSTALKFSIIKQYVEKCVDKECMEIPLLVWVGINGGLVFVAAVLTACFEPVAAGSGIPQIKCYLNGVKVPHVVRLKTIVVKVIGVVCSVAGGLIVGKEGPMIHSGAVIAAGISQGRSDTFRKFDLKIFEFFRADTEKRDFVAGGAAAGVSAAFGAPVGGVLFSLEEGASFWNQALAWRIFFASMMSTFTLNVIQSYIQGIPWDLSYPGLFNFGSFDTTTYSAFEIPIFILMGVLGGLLGALFNKFNYILTKFRKRYINQSRDQVMEAMIVAIITATVGYFSLYFNNNCSPMLHNQDPNSVQFYCNDGQYSSTASILFQSPEDSVKSLFHESKGMYSPSTLIVYCLCVFLLACWTYGLYVPSGLFIPSLLVGAAWGRLVGICLNYIFPNEDWVDFGKYSLIGAAAQLGGIVRMTISLTVIIMEATGNITFGLPIMIVLIVAKWVGDIFNEGIYDMHIHIQGVPLLGWEPSSVLTNLSAREVMSHPVSVFRMKESVGRIMEVLKTETHNGFPVVEDHNPDLQNSSEDEDMSFGTYRGIILRSQLLVLLKQRVFGDNEAHGLTTKDFRDAYPKFTPIRRIHVTQYERENCEMNLEAYMNPAAYCVTDNALFPRIFKLFRALGLRHLVVVNKHHQVVGMVTRKDLARYKVTKKLWKVSVEELAISTQ; this is encoded by the exons ATGGATTCATCAGAGACTACTCCATTACTAAGCAGACCAAACATTCCG gTAAATCACATGTATGATGAGGATGAATCTGATTTTGAAGACAAGGCTAATGCAACAGAGAAGATCCTCTCTGGGGAATATGAG AGCTTGGATTACGATGGATGTGAAAATGTGTTGTACCAGATGGAAGAGAAAAAGAAATCTGTCAGG GAAACCATGGTCATCGAGATGTTGAGGTGGCTGGTCATGTTTTTTGTCGGAGTTTTGACTGGGCTCGTGGCAAGCCTGATTGACTTTTGTGTTATTAAATCGACAGCTCTCAAGTTTAGTATTATCAAACAGT ATGTAGAAAAATGTGTGGATAAAGAATGTATGGAGATCCCCCTCCTTGTCTGGGTGGGGATCAATGGGGGCCTGGTGTTTGTTGCTGCAGTGCTGACAGCCTGTTTTGAG CCTGTGGCAGCAGGAAGTGGAATTCCCCAGATTAAGTGCTACTTGAATGGTGTTAAAGTTCCACATGTTGTCCGATTGAAAACCATTGTTGTTAAAGTCATCGGGGTTGTTTGTTCAGTGGCCGGGGGACTCATTGTGGGAAAG GAAGGACCAATGATACATTCGGGTGCTGTGATAGCAGCTGGGATCTCTCAAGGAAGATCAGATACATTTAGAAAATTTGACTTGAAG atatttgaatttttccgAGCGGACACAGAGAAGCGTGACTTTGTGGCTGGAGGGGCGGCAGCAGGAGTGTCTGCTGCTTTTGGGGCACCAGTGGGGGGAGTACTATTCAGTCTGGAGGAGGGAGCTAGTTTTTGGAACCAAGCATTAGCTTGGAGAATT TTTTTTGCCTCCATGATGTCTACATTCACACTTAACGTCATACAGAGCTACATTCAGGGGATTCCCTGGGATCTCTCCTATCCTGGGTTGTTTAACTTTGGCAGCTTTGAT ACAACAACATACTCTGCTTTTGAAATTCCAATTTTCATATTAATGGGAGTATTAG GTGGACTTCTTGGAGCATTATTCAACAAATTCAACTATATTTTAACCAAATTCCGGAAAAG GTATATAAATCAGAGTCGAGACCAAGTGATGGAAGCAATGATTGTAGCCATCATCACGGCCACTGTTGGGTACTTCTCCCTGTACTTTAATAACAACTGCAGTCCAATGTTACATAACCAGGACCCAAACAGTGTGCAG TTCTACTGCAATGATGGGCAGTACAGTTCCACAGCCTCTATCTTATTTCAGTCACCAGAAGATAGTGTCAAAAGTCTTTTTCATGAATCCAAAG GAATGTATTCACCGTCGACCTTGATTGTGTACTGTCTGTGTGTGTTTCTGCTGGCCTGTTGGACCTACGGACTTTATGTGCCCAGCGGTCTTTTTATTCCTAGTCTCTTGGTTGGAGCTGCCTGGGGAAGACTTGTAGGAATCTGTCTCAACTACATCTTTCCCAATGAG GATTGGGTAGATTTTGGAAAGTATTCTTTAATAGGAGCTGCAGCACAATTAG GTGGCATCGTCCGTATGACCATCAGTTTGACCGTCATCATAATGGAGGCGACAGGGAACATTACATTTGGATTGCCTATCATGATTGTACTCATTGTGGCCAAATGGGTTGGAGACATCTTTAATGAG GGTATCTATGACATGCATATCCACATACAGGGTGTACCTCTTCTGGGATGGGAGCCATCTTCAGTATTAACAAATTTATCAGCTAG GGAGGTCATGAGTCACCCTGTGTCTGTGTTCAGAATGAAGGAGTCTGTGGGCAGGATCATGGAGGTGCTCAAAACCGAGACGCACAATGGCTTCCCAGTTGTGGAGGATCATAACCCAGATCTGCAAAAT tCATCAGAAGATGAAGACATGTCTTTTGGAACCTACAGGGGAATCATTTTAAGATCACAATTATTAGTTCTCTTAAAACAGAGG GTCTTTGGAGATAATGAAGCACATGGTTTGACAACAAAAGATTTTAGAGATGCATATCCAAAGTTTACTCCAATACGA CGAATTCATGTAACACAGTATGAACGTGAGAATTGTGAGATGAACTTGGAAGCCTATATGAATCCTGCAGCATATTGTGTCACTGAT